The genomic DNA GCGTCGAGGACGACGAGACCTGGGAGCGCCTGCGGGACCTGCGGTGCGACGCGGTGCAGGGCTGGCTGGTCGCGGCCGCGATGCCGCCGCAGGAGGCCACGGCCTGGCTGCGGGCCCGCGGCGAGCACGGCTGGCGGCGGCCCGCCGAGCTGGCGGCGGCCGCCGCGGCCGCCGCGGCGGCGAACGGCAGCGCGGCGAACGGAACGATGACGAACGGTGCGGTGACCAACGGTGCGGTGACCAATGGCGCGGTCAACGGAGCCGCGCACGGCGCGGTGAACGGGGCCGCGCACGGGTCGGTCAACGGGGCCGTGGCGAACGGGGCCGTGAACGGAGCGGCGAACGGCGCGGTGCTGAACGGCGCCGCGGAGGCCGAGCAGCGGCCGTCGGGCCGCGCGGTGAACACTGGACCGGCCACCGCCTGACGCACGGCGCGGACGGACGCCCGCCGGGGGAACGGGCGGGTGGGGGACCGGGCCGTGGGCGACCCCATAGGATTGGGGGCCGGTGGCACATTTCCACCTGCCGCGCGACGCCTGGCACGCTCGCTCGCCGCGTTGCCGAAACGCCCACGTGGCTCCGCCACGAGGGCGCTCCGGCGCCTTGCGATCGCACGCACCGGACGCCGCGCGGTCCGTCCCTCGGACGGACGGTGCACATGTGCCGCCGGCCCGGCCAAAACCACACACCAACCCCTGAGGATCGCTGCATGCCTGGCATCACGCGCGAGGAGGTCGCCCACCTCGCCCGGCTGGCGCGTCTGGAGCTGAAGGGCGAAGAGCTCGATCACTTCGCCGGTCAGCTCGACGACATCATCGGCGCGGTCGCCCGCGTCTCCGAGGTCGCCGACCAAGACGTACCGCCGACCTCCCACCCGCTGC from Streptomyces sp. NBC_00654 includes the following:
- the gatC gene encoding Asp-tRNA(Asn)/Glu-tRNA(Gln) amidotransferase subunit GatC; the protein is MPGITREEVAHLARLARLELKGEELDHFAGQLDDIIGAVARVSEVADQDVPPTSHPLPLTNVMRADEVRPSLTPAQALSGAPAQEQQRFKVPQILGED